One Aphidius gifuensis isolate YNYX2018 unplaced genomic scaffold, ASM1490517v1 Contig3, whole genome shotgun sequence DNA window includes the following coding sequences:
- the LOC122860045 gene encoding dihydrolipoyl dehydrogenase, mitochondrial-like has protein sequence MQAKMWNLMTTVKPQCIKRAINETLTALQHRYASTIDADVVVIGAGPGGYVAAIKAAQLGMKTVCVEKNPTLGGTCLNVGCISSKSLLNNSHYYHLAHSGNLAKRGVIVGDVKLDLDKFLEQKDSVIKALTGEIAGLFKKNKVEWVKGHGKITGKNEVSALGADGSVETTINAKNILIATGSEVTPFGGIEIDEKTIVSSTGALSLNPVPKRMIVIGAGVIGLELGSVWQRLGSEVTAVEFMSSIGGAGIDGEVSKTMQKIMSTQGLNFKLDTKVTGAIKTSSGVSVTVEDAKDPNKKDTLECDVLLVCVGRRPYTNNLGLENLGIKKDEKGRIPVNNRFQTVVPNIFAIGDCIHGPMLAHKAEAEGIITVEGIAGGAVNMDYNCVPSVVYTHPEVGWVGKTEEDLKKEGIEYKIGKFPFLANSRAKTNLETENFYKVLACKNTDKILGVHMIGPNAGELINEAVLAMEYSATAEDFARVCRVHQTCSKALREAPGGQSRNSKDQDDKSSNGKSQGADDEEEAKKKKYDEIWKSVFRWGTVGGGFLTLAHFVQSHISFRTKFEMEVNALGLSLADYQKKLEMADYQLKILKVQVEMSSLQPKFLELQIKDLEVGITLKELQIKQLTDK, from the exons atgcagGCCAAGATGTGGAATTTAATGACAACAGTCAAA ccCCAATGCATAAAACGTGCCATAAATGAAACATTAACAGCATTACAACATAGATATGCAAGTACAATTGATGCTGATGTTGTTGTCATTGGAGCTGGACCTGGTGGTTATGTTGCTGCAATTAAAGCTGCACAACTTGGTATGAAAACAgtttgtgttgaaaaaaacCCAACACTTGGTGGTACATGTTTAAATGTTGGCTGTATATCATCAAAATCACTTCTCAATAATTCTCATTATTATCACTTGGCACACAGTGGTAATTTAGCAAAACGAGGTGTTATTg TTGGAGATGTTAAATTGGACTTGGATAAATTTCTTGAGCAAAAAGACAGTGTTATCAAAGCATTAACTGGTGAAATTGctggtttatttaaaaaaaataaagttgaatgGGTCAAGGGACATGGAAAAATAACTGGTAAAAATGAAGTTAGTGCTTTGGGAGCTGATGGATCAGttgaaacaacaataaatgctaaaaatatattaattgcaaCTGGTAGTGAAGTAACACCTTTTGGTGGTattgaaattgatgaaaaaacaattgtatcaTCAACTGGAGCATTATCATTAAATCCAGTACCAAAAAGAATGATTGTCATTGGTGCTGGTGTAATTGGTCTTGAACTTGGTTCTGTATGGCAAAg actTGGATCTGAGGTAACTGCTGTTGAATTTATGTCATCAATTGGAGGTGCTGGTATTGATGGTGAAGTTAGTAAAACaatgcaaaaaattatgtcaacaCAAGgacttaattttaaacttgacacAAAAGTAACTGGTGCAATTAAAACAAGTTCTGGTGTAAGTGTAACAGTTGAAGATGCTAAAGatccaaataaaaaagacacacTTGAATGTGATGTATTATTAGTATGTGTTGGTAGAAGACCATATACTAATAATTTAGGTCTTGAAAATCTTGgaattaaaaaagatgaaaaaggAAGAATTCCAGTAAACAATAGATTCCAAACAGTTGTACCAAATATATTTGCAATTGGTGATTGTATTCATGGACCCATGTTAGCTCATAAAGCTGAAGCTGAAGGTATTATAACTGTTGAAGGTATTGCTGGTGGTGCTGTAAATATGGATTATAATTGTGTACCAAGTGTTGTTTATACACATCCTGAAGTTGGCTGGGTTGGTAAAACTgaagaagatttaaaaaaagaaggaattgaatataaaattggtaaatttCCATTTTTGGCTAATTCAAGAGCTAAAACAAATTTAGaaactgaaaatttttataaagtatTGGCTTGTAAAAATACTGATAAAATTCTTGGTGTTCATATGATTGGACCAAATGCTGGTGAACTTATTAATGAAGCTGTACTTGCTATGGAATATAGTGCAACTGCTGAAGATTTTGCACGTGTTTGTCGTGTACATcag acATGCTCCAAAGCACTCAGAGAAGCACCGGGTGGGCAATCACGAAATTCTAAAGACCAag ATGACAAGTCATCAAATGGAAAATCACAAGGTgcagatgatgaagaagaagccaagaagaaaaaatatgatgaaataTGGAAATCAGTATTCAGATGGGGCACAGTTGGGGGAGGATTTTTGACACTGGCTCATTTTGTGCAAAGCCATATATCATTCAGAACGAAGTTTGAAATGGAAGTAAATGCACTAGGTCTATCTCTTgcagattatcaaaaaaagcttgaaatGGCAGACTATCAACTTAAGATTTTAAAAGTTCAAGTTGAAATGTCAAGCTTACAACCCAAGTTTTTAGAATTGCAAATAAAGGATTTAGAAGTTGGTATCACATTAAAGGAActacaaataaaacaacttaCAGATAAGTAA